A window of Diabrotica virgifera virgifera chromosome 9, PGI_DIABVI_V3a contains these coding sequences:
- the LOC126891471 gene encoding general transcription factor II-I repeat domain-containing protein 2A-like has product MLNLSLQGRNQTVSDLIGMINGFRNKLNVFKRALEKNNLTHFPSCLQIAEEFNGEENIEFSSCISQIEQVIDEFNTRFEEIESLKSSVLLYNNPLGATIDDQPPNLQLELCDLQADMFLITRQEKGPGFFKLLSKEKFPNLRDFGLKMTSMFGSTYTCESAFSSMKYIKNKNRSNLTDSSLRHLMRLSTTELEVDISSLVDEADRPQSSH; this is encoded by the coding sequence ATGTTAAACTTGAGTCTTCAAGGAAGAAACCAGACGGTTTCAGATTTGATCGGAATGATAAACGGATTCCGGAATAAGCTGAACGTGTTTAAACGTGCTTTGGAAAAGAACAACCTGACACACTTCCCTAGCTGTCTGCAAATAGCAGAAGAATTCAACGGTGaggaaaatattgagttttcatcCTGCATTTCACAAATTGAACAAGTTATTGATGAATTCAATACaagatttgaagaaattgaaagtCTCAAAAGCAGTGTACTACTTTATAATAACCCTCTTGGAGCAACCATTGATGATCAACCACCCAACTTACAGCTTGAGTTATGTGATCTTCAAGCAGACATGTTCCTAATCACCAGACAAGAAAAGGGACCTGGATTTTTCAAATTACTGTCAAAGGAGAAATTCCCAAACCTACGAGATTTTGGACTGAAAATGACGTCAATGTTCGGAAGCACATATACATGtgaaagtgccttttcctccatgaaatacataaaaaacaaaaacagaagcaACCTTACCGATTCTTCCTTACGTCATCTTATGAGACTGTCTACAACTGAATTGGAGGTGGACATTTCTTCATTGGTGGATGAAGCCGATCGACCACAGTCCTCACACTAA